TCAGCTCGAACCGGTGGCGACGCCGTGATGATCTTGTTAACGTCGTGACTCGGTTCACATCGACTATCGAAGGATGAGCATGTTCACCACACGCCGTACCGCCAAGATCGCCCTCGTCGCCACCGCCGTGGCCGGCACCGTCACGATGGCTGCGCCCGGCGCGCAGGCCGCGACGAGCGACACGACGAAGGACACCATCTGGAACCTCGGCTACGACACGTCGGCGACGACGACGATCAAGAAGTCCGGGCAGTCCTCGACGACGACCGGCTTCACCTTCTCCACCCTCCACGTCGAGAAGGGTGACCTGAGCTCCGACATCATGCTCAAGGACTTCAAGATGCCGGTGAAGCTCGGCAAGCTGCAGATCGCCATCGCGACGATCTCGCAGGAACCCGTCGGCAAGGCCGTCGGAACGATCGACCCGAACACGCACAAGATCGTGCAGACCCAGAAGGTCAACCTCCACATCAAGGATGTCTCGGCCACGGGTAAGGGCCTCATCAACCTCGTCGGCAAGAACTGCCGCACGAGCAGCCCCATCACGCTGACCGTGACGGGCAAGCAGGGTGGCTTGTTCGACCCGATCAACCTCTCGGGCACGTTCACCATCCCGAACTTCGCCAACTGCGGCCTGTCGACGAGCCTCGTCAACAGCCAGGTGGCCGGCCCCGGCAACACGATCAACATGACGCTGACGCCGCACGGCTGATTACGGCCAGCCTCACACGCATCATCTCGGCCGCCGGTACCCCACGGGTGCTGGCGGCCGACGCGTCTCGACTGACGGCAACCGCCACCCGCCCCGATAGCCGCTCGAGCATCACGCACCTGCACGACGAATGTGCGGCACATGCTTCGTGCAGACGCGTAATCGTCGAGCAACTGATGGCCGGCGCGGTTCACCCAGCGGTTGCAACCTCCGTCACCGTCGTCACCCGACGAAGTTGTAGTGCCACCACTCGGGGTTGGACCCGCGCCGATCCATGTAGTCGGGGCGGTCGAATCCCCAGCGCTTGGAGTTGGCCGTCAGCCACACGTCGTAAGAACGCCCGAAGTACAGAGGCGAGTTGATCGCGTTCGTGCGGGCGATGCCGAAGTCGATCGCGTTGCCCAACCCGTGGTTCGAGGTGCCAGGGACGGCCGCGCGGGGGTAGCCGAGAGTGCGGTAGAGCAGCTGCTGACGGCTCAGGGTGCGGTAGGCCTCGGTGATCGTCAGCGCCACACCGAAACGAGCCTTGAAAGCCGCGGCCAGTCCGAGATATCCGACGGCCGCCGCGCGCGAGAGATACCGCGGCTCGTGCGGCAGGTTGCTGACGTTGACGCTCCAGCTCGGCAGTCGTGTGACGGCCGACATCGGCAGACGGCCGTTCACCGCGCGCGCCGTCGTCGCGACGAGGACTGCGGACGTCACCCACCGCCCCTTGAACCCACCCTCGGCGATGCGGAACCACAGGCCGCTCGCGTCGTAGGAGCCTGTCAGCGTCGTGGTGCTCGCCAGCGTCCCGACGATCCGGGCGCGCGGTTCCAGCGTGGGCTGATCGCGCACGTTGACGCGGTAGGAAAGCGTCGCGGTCGTCCGTCGCACGAGGACCGACGTTGCCCCCGCACGGGCCACCTGCCTCGACGCAGGAACCGCTGCGAAAGCCTGCGGCGCCCCTTCGATCACGAGGGCCGTCGTCGCCGCAGCGAGGCCGGCGTGTCGAAGTGCGCCACGTCGCGTCAGTGTCTGCATCGCAGAATTCCCCCGTCACTCGTCGGCGCGCTGCCCGCCCCGCCATCTGCCTCTTGAGTGTGACACACATCACCGCGGCTCGCG
This region of Dermacoccus nishinomiyaensis genomic DNA includes:
- a CDS encoding M15 family metallopeptidase; translation: MRDQPTLEPRARIVGTLASTTTLTGSYDASGLWFRIAEGGFKGRWVTSAVLVATTARAVNGRLPMSAVTRLPSWSVNVSNLPHEPRYLSRAAAVGYLGLAAAFKARFGVALTITEAYRTLSRQQLLYRTLGYPRAAVPGTSNHGLGNAIDFGIARTNAINSPLYFGRSYDVWLTANSKRWGFDRPDYMDRRGSNPEWWHYNFVG